The DNA sequence AGGCTAcgagttatgtgccatggaaggggggctctatatctgcctgccgagtgaatctaatggccctaacttgttagacgaaacttttgaaaggcttcatagtgaaccctgccggctttccctgagctaagaggtcgacgggcctcgggcgaaagggtaaatcacgactcatgggtaaggatgtacaacctctgtagagtgttaaaactagtatactagccgagctcacggtcaggagcggccttggggacatctacattaagacgaTGAACTTGTTACGTTATTATgatcatttaattattgtttatgctgctagttaattatgcttacatttgatcatgtgattattggattatctatgctaccttgacaattgctatttaattatgaacatgctgtccactattaaaagctaaatgcagttaaaccagtgtcagccatttgagcctcatgaacccctggttatacttgttgagtacgatatgtgctcaccgttgcaatttcccaacaccccaggttatgcaagTGATGAtgtttggaatgaggactatcgttatgagtactagacttgaagtcaaccagtcaacagtgtccctgtgtggtgcttccgtcgagagcgttgtttattcTTATTATCATTATTGTATAAGACTATTTGATTTATTatcgttccgctatgtaataaacactataATGATacttttgagatttgtctacttatgtgtgcgactgtttttgggacacatatgagtcttttatgcatcctattttgttcttaaaatataggTGTGACAAAATACTTGAAATACCTCTCCACCCAATTctaagccctttgatcatcatccgacgactcaattggtctagttagtccacttctcgttccctgtggaaaatacaatacctggaatactcctggtggagtgctgcattgaccaccgtccgcttgcggtaaaaccgtttgccacttctagtatcacacaagcatttctagtgttgtgccaaggactgacaatcctaggtagtgacACTAAGAAGAGTGAACACtcagtcataaacttctctacataaatatgactcatgaaataaaaaaaatataggttATACCTTACCttgcatattccattctatctcctccaatgttgatgcaacacatgcaccaaccatatcacaaatgatatgatccactttatatcatcacgtgaccgtattagtTCATCGATcctgacctcacttgctcttcaccattgcatCGGTCCATCAATGCTAAGTCTTGCTGAAGCTTCACCATCAGATGCGGtctctcgcttcaaagcctctgacttgcttTTCACACTTGCAACCAGCTCATCGAGCCAAGCCCCATCTTaatttctccaccttggtcacatgactctaggacatgttgaaagccctagtttaatTTTTTGATAATTTATGAAACCTAGGTACTAATCATTGTGCTATGTGTGtagacatgaaatgataagtcccATGCCAAGTGGCAAAGCTAGAGGATcatggtgatggtggtgatgatgacaagatgttcaagtgctcaacttggaaagaagaaagagaaaataaagccctatggagatcaaggcaaaggtattgcttagagttttagttttggtgatcaagacaccatagagggtgtgatcacacttAGGATTTATAGTCGTACAACTATAAAGAGagaaattctttggctaagtggtctatcgagtgccactaggtgatattgttcatgtgcatgtatttAGAATCAAGTGATCTAACGTAACTCCTTTGAAAAAAATGATTATGAAAAATActaacacacatacacacaatggtttacacatggtggtgttggcacatttgcaaaggagatggAATTTGAGGGGTACAGTGAGATTTGGGATCATCCTCTCCCTTTCGTCGAGTTTGCTTGGCGGGATTCAACGTTTTTGTGGGAATGAAATGCCTATTTTTcattgcaccgttggaaagatttgGAGAAATcatgggagtgtttctcactgaaaACACTTAGCGAACGTTGGCAATAGGAGCATCAGACGCTAGCCCATGTCTGATGCGTGCTGGCATTTTGACGTAGCACAAAATATTGCACCAGCACGTCCAACGCTCTGGTATCGGACGTGGCTAGAAGCCAGGAACATTGTTTAGTGTTCGTTGAGTAGTGACATCAGTAGGGTCGCGAGTGAGGATTTCAATCGGTGTGCACATTGGATGGTAGCTGTGTCTGATGGCACCTCATATGACGTGTCTGATGCGTCTCCGAGCAGTTTAGGAACTCTGTGTATTGCGTCCGATGAGAGGTATGCACGTCCGGTGTGTGGCACCTGGCGCATCCAACACCTTCTGACCAAGTGCTTTAATGTTTCAGTGACCACTGAAGATCAATGGCTCACTTTTAACTGAGGAGATGTGGCCGCAATCGAGAGTTGCTGGTAGAGCAGCGTCGAACGGTGAGGCGCGTCCAATGCCTATGCACCGGAACATCTGACGCCCCCGACACAGGCTATTTTTAGAGCGTAATGGCTCTATTGGTTGGGGACCCTTATAAATACATGATGGCcgactcttgggtgtttctctTGGCATTTTGATACacatgacatccttgtgagcctaagcaactACCTTCTACTCATCTTCATCATTGATTCATCATCATAGTGAGATTATGAGCGATTACAAGTGTATTTgcatgagtgattgcatctagtgacaCTTGGGGATCATTGTGGCTGTAgagttcttgttactcttggtggttgccaccacctagatggcttgtaGCAGTGATGGAGTTATGCGAAGAGTTGATGATTGTTCTTGGCTACCGTTGATGATCTTGTAGGGGGTGTTGTGCCTTCCCTGACGGAGCgccaaaggtaactctagtaaattgCTTGTGTCATGAACTATcttacttgtgggtaggttcttgcggtctcTAATTGtgtggacgaggttcgtgctacacctcttagccgccgaaccaccaagtgttggtagACATAACAGGAACTAGCGTGCCGACAAGCAtgtgaaccttgggagaaaaaacacgtgtctcaattgtgattgTCTGACATTCTCCCAGTATTTGTTTGATTCATATCctagtgattggttcatcccctacgtgACGGTATAAAGATCACATCCTctctatttaaattcttgcaaagtagtgtaattagcttTAGTAACTAGCTTTgctttgtgtagcttagttcactagtgtagcttgtcgTGATTTAGCTTTTGTGTGTCTAGTGATCTTaagaactagaattgttggataggtggcttgcaagccttgtagagctagagcaaaattgcaTTACGCCTTTTGTTGTACTAATCTTTTGCTCTGGtgctttgtagaattttttgataggctattcacccttcTTCGTAGCCATAtttaggacctttcacatgtctcatgtgcaataagctcctccatcatcacatgtgTGAGCCTTGCAACATATCCAAGCCATTTCACCCGTGGCACCTTTTGCTCACACAAATGTACCCACGGAATAATCACCTATGTATCTCACATAGACATTATTAGTCCACCTAGGTTGTCACTCAACtaacaaaaccaaacaaggacctttcaacagCATGCCCTAGAAAATGCCACAAGCTCGATACCCCAATCAAAtatatgcatactaatgtgTCTTGTCCACCTATAACCCTAATTCTAGTTTCCATCCCAGAAGTCGCAAACTCGCAACCGCAACACCCTATCCCCATCTCCCGATCTGACTCACACGCGTGACACACCCTTTCCTCCTGGACACGAACGAGCGAGAGCGACTTCGCCTCCCCCCGATCCGGAAGCCGGAAGCGGCATGACTCACCTACTTCTCCTCCTCTCCACTCACCGCCCTACAGCCACTGACTTCTTTCTGTGCCCTGGCTGGCTATATGAAGTGCTCGACAGCTGCCTCCCACACGACCCTGCCCCGTCAgcggcctccgccgcctccgcAGTCCGCACTACCGGTCGCCTCTACTCACCGTCCCTGCCTCTACGGCAACCGAGCACTCCGACGCTCCCCTTCCCCTTCCGGCCTTCACCCGCCATGGACAGCACAGCCTGGGTTGCAGGCCGGCCTAGATAGATGTGTGCAATGGGCTTTCGAGGTCAGCTCGGCCCAAAAATCGGCCTGAGgggccgtgcctgggccagTGGTAAGCATGACCTTAGCACAGCTCAACACCCCAAACCCCATTGCCATGCCTGGCACGGGCCCGTGCCATGCCGGCCTGTTGGCCATCTATACCGATGATTCTTTTTGCCGCACAAGACACAATGGTCACGAGATTGATCTAGCACTCACATTTTCCATGCCATGGGTTGGCCAAGGTCACCATACCACACCCTGCAGTCGCCATGCTACGGTCCCAAATTCACTCTATATACCCTAGAAGTTATCTGGATTCAACATATGTACCTACATATACTAGAATGTCTTGTAAATAATTGTGTCATAAACCAAACATCACCATCATCCTGTATGGTACACAAAGTCGCTACTCAGGATTGAGGACAAAGAATGCCAAAATTGTGAATTAAAAATAACAAAGTGAGATCCGGTTAGGCCAGCTTTTACAACACTATATTCACCATCCTATATTGCTAACCCATGTGAGCATATTCGACAAATATGATTTGAGTTTCTGGTCATATGTTACAGATGTTGACTGAACAAAACTTGCTTCTGGAGAAAAATATATAGACCACTGTAGAGTGATCAGCAAAATCTACAGATTCCTGTACTCATAGTAGTGCACCAAAATCTCCACAAGAGCATCGTCCATCCTTGAACTTGTGAAGCCGTTTACTGTCTCGGACAACAATCTCTCTGTTCACAAgcaatgaaaaaaatttaattGAGCTGTGGCAGTCCCTGCACATGGTAATGTTTTTTGTGACACGAACTGTTGCACCTGGAGGTGTTTGGATCAGCCCCAGTGCAACAGCTAACCTCTCACTGTGGTGTTTTACTGAACCTGCAGGAGGCTTCTCGTCATCCTCGCTATCAGATAACTCAGCGTTCTGGTATGGTTCAAACCCAATGGTCTTAGCTTTCTCAAGCAAATTCTCCAGCAGTTGATACAGCTCATCACTAAGTTCGTGAGTCTTATCATTAGCTCTGAAGAAATAGACCTTGTCTTTGATTGTGATCCAGCTGCGGTCTCTGAGAATCCCAAGATCTTCCTGTTTCATCAGCTTCCGCACTCTAGCCACATCATGCCATCTCTCATTAGAAATGTACATGTTCAACAGTAAGACATAGGTTTCAACTCCTTTTGGCTGGAGCTCGAGCAGTCTATCAGCTGCATAGAAGGCAAGGTCCATGTTTCCATGGCTCCGGCATCCAGCAACCAAGCTAGACCAAATGGCTTCATTTGGTTCAAACCCGGTCCTTTTGATGAAGGAAAATGCATCGTCTAATTGTCCCAAGCGCACAAACATGTCAATCATGCACCCGTAGTGGTCCACAACAGGCTCTATTTTGTACTcttccttcatcatgttgaagtAGTGCTCAGCCTTGTCAACTAAACCAGCATAGCTGCAGGCTGAAAGCACACTTACAAATGTGATTTCATTTGGTTTCACTCCAGCAAATCTCATGTCCTCAAAGAGTTGTATAGCTTCCTGGGGCCGGCCATGCTGTGAGTACCCTGAGATCATTGAAGTCCATGTGACAAGAGTCCGTGTCGACATCTCGACAAAGGCTTTAGTTGTGTCTTCAATGCAACCACACTTGTTATACATGTTTACCAGTGCACTGTTCACCACAACATCTGACAGGAAACCAGTCTTTATCGTCTGTGCATGGATTTGCTCACCCTGCTCTAAGGCCATCATGACACTGCAGACAGACAGGATGCTTGAGAAGGTGAACAAGTCAGGTTTCATTGCAGACCTCTTGAGGTTGCGGAAAATCTTGAGTGCCTCAAAACCTCTAGAACGAGCATGAAGATCATCCTTAGCTGTCTCCATGATCTGAGCATAGCCTGAGATCATCGCATTCCATGTGATAATACTGACATCATCCATCCCTTCAAACAACCGCATGGCCTCCTCAGTTTCACCCTTTCTCAAATAGAGGTACATCGTCGAGTTGTTTACTGGAACGTTTGTTTGACACCCAATTTTGAAGGAGAAGGCTTGGACTTGCTTGCCTAGGTTAAGATCTAGCCTTGTACCACACAAGCTCATGACACTTGTCAAGGTAAACTCATTGGGAATCACTCCATCCATAAGCATATCAACGAACAGAGTCAGTCCGAGCTCCGTGTAGTTCTTGTCTTCAGCACAGGCAGATATCATCGTCGTCCATGTGATGACATTCTTGTCAGGGACCATCCGGAAGGCCCTCATGGCAGATTCCAAGCTCCCAGATTTGGCATACAACCGACAGAGCGAATTCCCTATGCTCGTTATGGACAGGGCATCATACTTAATCGTGTATCCATGAACCTGATTGCCGAGGTCAGCATTGTTGGAAGCAGAGCATGCATTCAACATGGCGCCCAGCGTGTAATGAGAAGGATACCTCCCGGCTTCCAGCATCTCTACGAACACCTCGAGTGCCTCTACCAGCTGAGAGTTCAGGGTGTAGCCTGTGATGAGCGCGGTCCACGTCACGACATTCTTCTCAGGCATTTGGTCGAACAGGCTGCGCGCATCCTGGCACGCCCCGCACCGCATGTAGGCATTTACTAGAGATGTGGCGACGAACATGTCCGCGCTGGTCCCCGTCTTCACCATGTGCCCGTGCAAGGCCCTGGCGCCGCCGAGGGTGCCGGTCTCGACGCACCCGTGCAGCAGCGGCACGTACATCGCCGATTGCACCTTCTTCCCCTCCCTGAGCATGTCCATTGCTTCCCCAAAGTCGAGAGGCCGCAGCGGCGCTTCCACGGTGCCGCCGTTCTGCGCTGCGTGGACGCTCCTGCCACTCCAGTTGTTCTGCGAAGTTGGAGTAAATGGGTGAGCCAATCGATACTTCGCCCGCGATCCTAGCGCCGGACTGTTCTGCAAATACGGCCGAACGAAACAGGGAGGGTTCTTGAATTGGATTTGAAGTGAGGAAAAGGGAcaaagagaagagaaaggatccGGTTACCTTATCGGCGGCGGCGACAGAGCTCGGTGGTGGCCTCCGGGAGTCAGCCCCGCCGGCAGCCGGGAAGCCCGATGCGGCGACGGGGACGGCGACGGAGGGCACGGAGGCCATTTGGCCGGGTCAGAGGGGAGGATGAAGCGAGGGGAGCATCAGTGGCAGGTGGGAGTGGGAGGATGATTTGTGGTGGGAGGCAACGACGGAGCAAAAGAAGGGATAGAAAGTTGTCAGTGAGTTATCCGAGATGGAATTGCTGCTCGTGCTCAGGCTGCGACTTGTTCGGTTccaaaattttgtaaaaaaaattcagatttttaattatgttatggtatatgtatataatattaaatataggtaaCAATAATAAGTAATTACACGGTTtgtttataatttgcgagacaaattttttaaatctaattagtacatatttgaacaatatttgtcaaatacaaacaaaagtgctataatatctattttttaaaaaaaattagaactaacTGCAGGCAACGCCGAAACTGAActagggccgtgtttagttccttatGGGAACAATTTTGCaacaatgtagcactttcgtttgtttgtggtaattattgttcaaaacTATGGACttactaagctcaaaagatttgtctcatgaaTTTcgaacaaactgtgcaattagcttttatttttgtctatgtttaatactgcatgcatacgtttaaagattcgatgtgacagagaatcttaaaaatttttagtttttgggtggaagtaaacaaggcataGCTGTGGCAAACGCCCAAAGTTTAGTTGGCGAAAAAAATTAAGTTTATTTACTGTAagacttttatttatttttgacaaatattgttcaatcatgaactaactaagctcaaaatcaTAAACTACAagcaaattatgtaattagttatttttaatttatatttaatgtttcatatatgtgtcgcaagattcgatttggtacaaaattttaaaatttttttagattttggggtgaactaaataagaccttatataaaaaaaagtaacccaaaaaaaaattatactaaaaCTTGGCATAGTATATCTAAAGATCACtttattatattattaataaAGGGTCTAAAAACGGAATTCATCGTAAGCAACACCAAGCTTTTCAATACCATGAACAACTTCTGATTTGGATGATCACGAATTCCCTCATGTTTTACCACAAAATAGCATGTGCACCCAACTAGTTTTATGTAAATCTGTAACGAtggctgtcgacgaaagctggtcggcagtctaccttggggtatacccacggtagtagtttatcggtagacggtgcgcaaacttcgaactcgatggtgacgcaagacacggacaagctttttatcgaggttcggccgccgagttggcgtaatacctacgtcctgcgtctggttgtattggattgtgttgagagataatctgtatgacttgtcctctaggggacccctgcccctccttatatatcctgaagggacagagttacaagcaaagtatcctatttggtaaaaaatcttgtagccttgcggtgcacgccgaccagtcgtgcgccgcacgtcttcatcttgtgggccgagccacctctgatggtgcggcccatataggcccatgagggtataggggtttatacccccacagctagtccccgagcaccatgtattgtgatgtaacacgccgtcttgagcttcttcgatcagcgaggcttgacgtcttcaataaacaggaaagtcgcccaaacagttgcaacggtattttgaccaactcaaaagacagttgatcaacattgacatcgaagaagcaggttgttcgaagaatgcatggtgctcttaattaaaaaagatttctttcctggtgaagtgtgcccactttacttttctgaaaagtatagtctttcaaaaagcaagcatattcaccgcaaggtgaagtgtgcccacttagtccctgagcctggtagtaggtgacgtaggcacgtggtgccagggtcaaaagaaaagtcctcaaagaaattctgaaactgagatgcatcgccagatgcatcgtaccgatgtagtccccgagcttgctggaaggcgaagtatgagccttgtagcaaggtctaaaaaattgaatttaccagtccccgagcatatcatgctcgtatgcaattgaatagactaatcgaccagtctccgagcatataacgctcgttggtcggtacagtccccgaattctcaaatttgtgggctggtcgaccagtccccgagcgtatagtgctcggtggtcggtgcagtccccaagttcttaaattggtgagctggtcgaccagtccccgagcgtatagtgctcggtggtcggcacagttcccaagttcttaaattggtgagctggtcgaccagtccccgagcgtatagtgctcggtggtcggcacagtccccgagcacggcgtagggaccggtggacaagtccccgagcgtggttgggaacgtaaacgtgctcggtggtcggcacagtcttcgagcatagcatagagagtagtcgacaagtccccgagcgtggttgggaacgtaaacgtgctcggtggtcggagcagtccccgggcacagtgtagggaatagtcgacgagtccccgagcgtagcttgtcgactgggccaaactcctgaaaaataaatatagagaaaataggtagtacatgatgtataaataaactctagataaaaaatcagcactgagataagttttagactttttattataaaattagcacaagtagttaattcatcctagagcttgtaccagctctggtctagccaacgatcagcatgaggtgcggaacctaggcatgcgtaggattgtcagccacgtcagagagtactgccgaccacccggaacgcagagggcggatctcgtgcacgtgtagggaggagtcggagacaataccggctctggaaagctcgtgtaggagaaaaaactagtcggctaaaaaagttgttttgaagaataataatattgaaaatattatgccaaaaataaataagatattagaagtgtacttatctttggatgaaagtctggtcgatgacgacaaaattgtttggccctcgagcttttcgacttgtcatgacggtggtcgctgttgtcgtagcgtcgttcttcgcggcgattattattgcgactggtggtcagagccagtaggccaaacaacttggtcgttAGCCCGAGCAGATcgatgtcgtcgatctgcctctctttgtagtagggaagcaggtgacgcattgtcgacgtggtcggagacgttgctggagtagttggagtcgtagccagcatggttgaagccgccgccgacgtcgatgaagaagtggttggcgcagatcggatctacacctcctccgtggtcgtgacggtgaagctgttgaagctgacggtgaacgtgaagtcgcccgccatggccacgaagtcggggataatgaccatctcgttcgtcgggagagctgtacgcacaccccctacctggcgcgccactgtcgacgaaagctggtcggcagtctaccttggggtatacccacggtagtagtttatcggtagacggtgcgcaaacttcgaactcgatggtgacgcaagacacggacaagctttttatccaggttcggccgccgagttggcgtaatacctacgtcctgcgtctggttgtattggattgtgttgagagataatctgtatgacttgtcctctaggggacccctgcccctccttatatatcctgaagggacagagttacaagcaaagtatcctatttggtacaaaatcttgtagccttgcggtgcacgccgaccagtcgtgcgccgcacgtcttcatcttgtgggccgagccacctctgatggtgcggcccatataggcccatgagggtataggggtttatacccccacaatggcaccctaaaccctaaactctAAACCCTAAACGTTGCGGTAATGATTCCTCTCGCATTACGACCTTTACCACAACGGTGCCATCCTTTGATCAATTTATTTTGTGGATTGGATTTCACTTGCCTGTCTACGGTTCCCTTGCGTGTGCTCGGGATATGTGTTTTGTATAAATGTTTCGCCGTATTATTAAGTATTCTCCTTTAGTTCGTTTCTCTATCTAGAAGTGGAATAGAATAACCCAGTTTAGGTCTATTTGCGTAGCCATCTATTTTTCTACTACTCATATTTTACTCTAACCTCCAACAGCATTACCTAAAACGAGCAACCTAAATTCTTTTGTGGAGTGAATGACATGTGAGGCCGTGTTGTCATCCTGTCCCTCTTGTTCTACGCCGGCGAGGAGATGCGCCTGTGCTATGGAGGCGTCCCTGTCGTGCGCCAGTGCCCAGGAAAGGCCACTGTGGGAAGGTCGCCCCGGGGTAGAGGAGGTTCGGTGGGGAGGAGGCGCAAGGCCACATTGGGAGGAGGCAAGTAGAGCAGAGGTCGCCGCAAGGAGGGAAGATCGCTCCACTGGTGTTGGCTGCCACGTCATGGGCATAGCATGGCCGCATGCGCGCACAAGTGCTTCGCACGGGTGAGGGGCTTCACCGGTGAGGGAGCCCACACGGGAGGGGCATGGTGGGGTGCCGAGAAGAGAGGCTACAGGCCAGGAGAACTGCTGGGTGCCTCTTTGAGGCTCGCCACCACTGGGGAGGGCCGCTGGAGGGGATGCGGGGACACTGGGGAGGGCCGGTTGGGTACCTACCAGCGGCGAATGGAAGCTGCGGCGAAGAAATCGTCGAGCATGGGGTGGAAAAGGTGCGAAAGGAAATAGGTAGTGAGATTTGTTGGCCCAACAAATGTAGGTAGTGGGAGGAAGAATTTGTCGGCCAACAAAAATAGGTAGTCAAGTAGGTAGCCGAGTAGGTTTTTTGGCCTTCAATACCCAAATATAGGATAGGTAGTGAGTTCAGGTAGCCTGCTGGAGATGCCCTAATTTATTGGGTTCCTCTTGCCCTAACCTAGTGTCAGTCCGTCCATATATCTCTTTCTTCTGTAACTACCATAGTGAGGCCTCACACCCTATAGCCACCGCTGAAAATCTAAGTTTAGTTTTAAATAATTGATGAGACCCAAGTATTAACCTCCATGCCAAGTGTGTAAATtagatgaggttggtacatatcAAGTGGTGGAGCCTGGAGGATCATGGT is a window from the Sorghum bicolor cultivar BTx623 chromosome 5, Sorghum_bicolor_NCBIv3, whole genome shotgun sequence genome containing:
- the LOC110435677 gene encoding putative pentatricopeptide repeat-containing protein At5g52630 isoform X2, coding for MASVPSVAVPVAASGFPAAGGADSRRPPPSSVAAADKNNWSGRSVHAAQNGGTVEAPLRPLDFGEAMDMLREGKKVQSAMYVPLLHGCVETGTLGGARALHGHMVKTGTSADMFVATSLVNAYMRCGACQDARSLFDQMPEKNVVTWTALITGYTLNSQLVEALEVFVEMLEAGRYPSHYTLGAMLNACSASNNADLGNQVHGYTIKYDALSITSIGNSLCRLYAKSGSLESAMRAFRMVPDKNVITWTTMISACAEDKNYTELGLTLFVDMLMDGVIPNEFTLTSVMSLCGTRLDLNLGKQVQAFSFKIGCQTNVPVNNSTMYLYLRKGETEEAMRLFEGMDDVSIITWNAMISGYAQIMETAKDDLHARSRGFEALKIFRNLKRSAMKPDLFTFSSILSVCSVMMALEQGEQIHAQTIKTGFLSDVVVNSALVNMYNKCGCIEDTTKAFVEMSTRTLVTWTSMISGYSQHGRPQEAIQLFEDMRFAGVKPNEITFVSVLSACSYAGLVDKAEHYFNMMKEEYKIEPVVDHYGCMIDMFVRLGQLDDAFSFIKRTGFEPNEAIWSSLVAGCRSHGNMDLAFYAADRLLELQPKGVETYVLLLNMYISNERWHDVARVRKLMKQEDLGILRDRSWITIKDKVYFFRANDKTHELSDELYQLLENLLEKAKTIGFEPYQNAELSDSEDDEKPPAGSVKHHSERLAVALGLIQTPPGATVRVTKNITMCRDCHSSIKFFSLLVNREIVVRDSKRLHKFKDGRCSCGDFGALL
- the LOC110435677 gene encoding putative pentatricopeptide repeat-containing protein At5g52630 isoform X1, coding for MASVPSVAVPVAASGFPAAGGADSRRPPPSSVAAADKNSPALGSRAKYRLAHPFTPTSQNNWSGRSVHAAQNGGTVEAPLRPLDFGEAMDMLREGKKVQSAMYVPLLHGCVETGTLGGARALHGHMVKTGTSADMFVATSLVNAYMRCGACQDARSLFDQMPEKNVVTWTALITGYTLNSQLVEALEVFVEMLEAGRYPSHYTLGAMLNACSASNNADLGNQVHGYTIKYDALSITSIGNSLCRLYAKSGSLESAMRAFRMVPDKNVITWTTMISACAEDKNYTELGLTLFVDMLMDGVIPNEFTLTSVMSLCGTRLDLNLGKQVQAFSFKIGCQTNVPVNNSTMYLYLRKGETEEAMRLFEGMDDVSIITWNAMISGYAQIMETAKDDLHARSRGFEALKIFRNLKRSAMKPDLFTFSSILSVCSVMMALEQGEQIHAQTIKTGFLSDVVVNSALVNMYNKCGCIEDTTKAFVEMSTRTLVTWTSMISGYSQHGRPQEAIQLFEDMRFAGVKPNEITFVSVLSACSYAGLVDKAEHYFNMMKEEYKIEPVVDHYGCMIDMFVRLGQLDDAFSFIKRTGFEPNEAIWSSLVAGCRSHGNMDLAFYAADRLLELQPKGVETYVLLLNMYISNERWHDVARVRKLMKQEDLGILRDRSWITIKDKVYFFRANDKTHELSDELYQLLENLLEKAKTIGFEPYQNAELSDSEDDEKPPAGSVKHHSERLAVALGLIQTPPGATVRVTKNITMCRDCHSSIKFFSLLVNREIVVRDSKRLHKFKDGRCSCGDFGALL